A part of Sulfurimonas sp. HSL-1716 genomic DNA contains:
- a CDS encoding DUF2062 domain-containing protein, translated as MVRKFFKKKSSGGKLDQFIEKYNIPRAYLSTNRKNISKGVFIGLFIGFIPMPMQMLAVVAMMPFAKFNVPIAISMVWLSNPFTMPAMYYMEYLTGSFFLGTQVAPVEITMQWFSDNLKNIFVPLYVGTLFYSVTVSSAMYFLINFLWKRSVHKERNSLKDDEE; from the coding sequence ATGGTTAGAAAATTTTTTAAAAAAAAGAGTTCCGGCGGGAAGCTTGACCAGTTTATAGAAAAATACAATATTCCAAGAGCTTATCTCTCGACAAACAGAAAAAACATATCAAAAGGTGTTTTTATAGGGCTTTTTATAGGATTTATTCCCATGCCTATGCAGATGCTCGCTGTCGTTGCCATGATGCCTTTTGCTAAGTTCAATGTCCCAATAGCGATCTCCATGGTCTGGCTGAGTAATCCTTTTACGATGCCGGCCATGTATTATATGGAGTACCTCACGGGAAGCTTTTTTTTAGGAACGCAGGTTGCACCTGTTGAGATAACGATGCAGTGGTTCAGCGACAATCTGAAAAATATATTTGTGCCGCTGTATGTAGGTACGCTTTTTTATTCGGTCACTGTTTCTAGCGCTATGTATTTTTTGATAAACTTTTTATGGAAGCGCTCAGTTCATAAAGAGAGAAATTCACTAAAAGACGACGAGGAGTGA
- a CDS encoding DEAD/DEAH box helicase, translating to MSFEKIGLIKPILDAIGELGYEKPTPIQDRTIGLVLAKKDIFATAQTGTGKTAAFLLPIIQRLRDNRPLSPKAVRVVVMTPTRELAIQIEAEGKKYAKYMGSSFSLLVGGKSLESQEKRLKNGIDILIATPGRLREHILNKSIDLKHLEIFVVDEADRMLDMGFVTDIRLIHAELPKKHQTLLFSATYDDKVRKLSRLLLKKPEFIETAKQNKTVDTVKQIIYLVDADRKAELLSFLIGSKNYQQVLVFTRTKKSADILAQELKLDGLKTEVVHGDKTLAQRNKTLSKFKKKEIRVLVATDIASRGIDIEQLPQVINYELPSVAEDYIHRIGRTGRAGNDGEAITLLDINEKEQMKTIERLIHVKIPRVELEGFEVDITKKAASDDIKPNRPKKSVKNTEKPKTPQKRKPAAQKKRKITKRSPR from the coding sequence ATGTCATTTGAAAAAATTGGTCTCATCAAACCTATACTAGACGCGATAGGCGAGTTGGGTTATGAAAAACCGACACCCATACAAGACAGAACAATAGGGCTTGTCCTTGCTAAAAAAGATATCTTTGCAACCGCTCAGACGGGTACGGGAAAAACTGCTGCATTTTTACTTCCTATTATTCAAAGACTAAGAGACAACAGACCTCTTTCTCCAAAGGCAGTCAGAGTGGTAGTGATGACCCCCACGCGCGAACTGGCGATCCAGATAGAAGCAGAAGGTAAAAAATATGCCAAATATATGGGCAGCTCGTTCTCGCTTCTTGTCGGAGGAAAAAGTCTTGAGTCCCAAGAAAAACGGCTTAAAAACGGCATCGACATACTCATCGCCACTCCGGGAAGACTTCGCGAGCACATATTAAATAAAAGCATAGATTTGAAGCACTTGGAGATCTTTGTGGTCGATGAAGCGGACAGAATGCTTGACATGGGTTTTGTGACAGATATCAGACTTATCCATGCCGAGCTTCCCAAAAAGCATCAGACGCTTCTGTTCTCCGCGACATATGACGACAAAGTAAGAAAACTTTCGCGCCTTCTGTTGAAAAAGCCTGAGTTCATAGAAACAGCAAAACAGAACAAGACCGTCGATACTGTCAAGCAGATCATCTATCTCGTAGATGCAGACAGAAAAGCCGAACTGCTCTCGTTTTTGATCGGTTCAAAAAATTACCAGCAGGTACTTGTCTTTACCCGTACGAAAAAGAGTGCGGATATTCTGGCTCAGGAGCTGAAGCTCGACGGTTTGAAAACCGAAGTGGTTCATGGAGACAAGACGCTTGCGCAGAGAAACAAAACACTTTCTAAATTCAAGAAAAAAGAGATAAGAGTTTTGGTCGCAACCGATATCGCTTCGCGCGGAATCGATATCGAGCAGCTCCCGCAAGTAATCAACTACGAGCTCCCCTCTGTCGCAGAAGATTATATACACCGTATCGGCAGAACCGGGCGTGCTGGAAACGACGGCGAAGCCATCACCCTGCTTGATATCAATGAGAAAGAGCAGATGAAAACCATAGAAAGACTCATACATGTCAAAATACCGAGGGTAGAGCTAGAAGGATTTGAGGTCGATATCACCAAAAAAGCCGCGAGTGACGATATAAAACCGAACCGTCCGAAAAAGAGCGTTAAAAACACCGAAAAACCAAAAACACCTCAAAAAAGAAAACCTGCAGCGCAAAAGAAAAGAAAAATAACAAAAAGGTCCCCAAGATAA
- a CDS encoding RNA-binding S4 domain-containing protein, protein MEFRLTDDYIELYKLIKVLDLVDSGADAKILIAEGHVKRNGETELRKRAKIVSGDIIKIAEVTIKVV, encoded by the coding sequence ATGGAATTCAGATTAACCGATGATTATATAGAACTCTATAAACTTATAAAGGTATTAGACCTCGTAGACAGCGGAGCAGATGCGAAGATCCTCATTGCCGAGGGCCATGTAAAAAGAAACGGCGAGACAGAACTGAGGAAAAGAGCAAAAATAGTCTCAGGCGACATCATAAAGATCGCCGAAGTAACGATCAAAGTCGTCTGA
- a CDS encoding DUF445 family protein, with the protein MLNKSFMTNFISLLLIGIAFIVPKEFSKYFLYAGLFALSGSVTNQLAIHMLFEKVPFLYGSGVITSRFEGFKASIKNLMMREFFTKGQLDSFFAKEEKKLDLVPIIEETDFSPAYDALTKTVMESSFGSMLGMFGGEKALEALKDPFSKKMKDAVLKIVESDAFNQTMQNHLKSSSLSQDMLDSIEKLIDTRLCEVTPQMVKEMIERIIKEHLGWLVVWGGVFGGLIGVVSSILL; encoded by the coding sequence ATGTTAAATAAATCTTTTATGACGAATTTCATATCTCTTCTTTTGATAGGTATTGCTTTTATCGTTCCAAAAGAGTTCTCAAAATATTTTTTATATGCGGGGTTATTTGCACTTTCAGGCTCCGTTACCAATCAGCTTGCTATCCATATGCTATTTGAAAAAGTTCCGTTTCTTTACGGTTCGGGTGTTATAACTTCAAGATTTGAAGGATTTAAAGCAAGCATCAAAAATCTTATGATGAGAGAGTTTTTTACAAAAGGGCAGCTTGACAGTTTTTTTGCTAAAGAGGAAAAAAAGCTGGATCTTGTCCCGATAATAGAAGAGACGGATTTTTCTCCGGCATACGACGCGCTTACAAAGACGGTCATGGAATCATCTTTTGGCAGCATGCTCGGTATGTTCGGCGGTGAAAAAGCGCTCGAAGCCCTTAAAGATCCGTTTAGTAAAAAAATGAAAGATGCGGTTTTAAAGATAGTAGAATCCGATGCGTTTAACCAAACGATGCAGAACCATTTGAAAAGTTCGAGTCTGAGTCAGGATATGCTTGATTCGATCGAAAAGCTTATCGATACGAGACTTTGTGAAGTCACTCCGCAGATGGTCAAAGAGATGATCGAACGCATTATCAAGGAACATCTCGGCTGGCTTGTTGTATGGGGAGGAGTATTTGGCGGACTCATAGGAGTCGTAAGTTCGATACTGCTATAA
- a CDS encoding beta-ketoacyl-ACP synthase III, which translates to MYAAFRSIGAYVPEKILTNEDLEKMVDTSDEWITKRTGIKERRIASENETTSDMGVKAASLAIERSGIDKSEIDLVVCATISPDYLCMPSTATIITDKLGLGNIMAFDISAACTGFIYALNVAKAFVESGLKKNVLIVGAERLSKITDYSDRATCILFGDGAGAAMISATEDKREAIIDVHTGSDGSYAELLMTPNGGSGSIHDSLTAESAGAFMQMKGNETFKVAVRTLTNDVKEILETNKISSDSIKHFVPHQANYRIIKAVGDALEMKDEQVVLTVAKYGNTSGASIPMAINDIYESGKLKAGDMMLLDAFGGGLTWGSALVPFSPKK; encoded by the coding sequence ATGTATGCAGCTTTTCGCTCTATTGGAGCCTATGTACCTGAAAAAATATTGACAAACGAAGATTTGGAAAAGATGGTAGATACGTCCGATGAGTGGATAACCAAGCGTACAGGCATCAAAGAGCGCCGTATCGCATCTGAAAACGAAACGACCAGCGATATGGGCGTCAAAGCTGCATCTTTGGCTATCGAAAGATCGGGTATCGATAAGAGCGAGATAGATCTTGTCGTCTGTGCGACGATATCACCCGATTACTTATGTATGCCCTCTACTGCTACGATTATAACCGACAAACTCGGTCTTGGTAATATTATGGCATTTGATATATCTGCGGCATGTACGGGATTTATCTATGCTCTGAATGTAGCTAAGGCTTTCGTGGAATCGGGCTTGAAAAAAAATGTTCTCATTGTCGGAGCGGAAAGGCTGAGTAAGATCACCGATTACAGCGACAGGGCTACATGTATCCTTTTCGGTGACGGTGCAGGTGCTGCTATGATAAGTGCGACTGAAGATAAGAGAGAAGCTATTATCGACGTGCATACGGGCAGCGACGGTTCTTATGCCGAACTTCTTATGACGCCAAACGGCGGATCGGGTTCGATCCATGACAGTCTTACGGCGGAATCCGCGGGAGCATTCATGCAGATGAAAGGCAACGAGACTTTTAAAGTCGCCGTCAGAACGTTGACAAACGATGTCAAAGAGATACTCGAGACAAATAAGATCTCATCTGATTCTATTAAGCATTTTGTCCCGCATCAGGCAAATTACCGTATTATCAAAGCCGTAGGCGACGCTTTGGAGATGAAAGACGAACAAGTGGTGCTTACCGTTGCAAAATATGGGAACACTTCCGGGGCGTCTATCCCTATGGCGATCAACGATATATATGAAAGCGGAAAACTAAAAGCGGGGGATATGATGCTTTTGGATGCTTTTGGCGGCGGACTGACATGGGGAAGTGCATTAGTCCCTTTTTCTCCAAAAAAATAG